The proteins below are encoded in one region of Betaproteobacteria bacterium:
- the cheZ gene encoding protein phosphatase CheZ produces MMTANNDSDDLEALFDSIAADCSTVSSAPRKAEPVIPASAISSDGDNDDLQALFDSVAAKAEATHDVHGLIDGVASQLPSSSEPWSQQEAVFNRIGHMARALHDTLGMLGYDRLIEKTVSALPDAKDRLAYVANLTEQAACRVLNATDIANPLVNEMESGAQALGKRWDKVFANEMGPADFKLLAAETRTFLNDQLPHKARATHAQLTEIMMAQDFQDLTGQVIKKIVGLAHELESGLMTVLIEVLPETKRTEEVASLMNGPVINGEGRTDVVVNQEQVDDLLDSLGF; encoded by the coding sequence ATGATGACAGCCAATAACGACTCAGACGACCTCGAAGCGCTCTTTGATTCTATTGCCGCAGATTGTTCAACAGTTTCATCTGCGCCGCGGAAGGCGGAGCCAGTGATTCCTGCGTCTGCTATATCATCAGATGGCGATAACGATGATCTGCAGGCGCTATTTGATAGTGTTGCCGCCAAGGCTGAGGCAACGCATGATGTGCATGGGCTAATTGATGGAGTTGCGTCGCAGTTACCGAGCTCTTCTGAACCTTGGTCGCAGCAGGAGGCTGTCTTCAATCGTATCGGGCATATGGCCAGAGCGCTTCACGATACCTTGGGGATGCTCGGCTACGACAGGTTGATTGAAAAGACTGTTTCGGCGCTGCCTGACGCCAAGGATCGCCTGGCTTATGTGGCAAACCTTACGGAGCAGGCAGCCTGTCGCGTCCTTAACGCGACAGATATCGCCAATCCGCTGGTCAATGAAATGGAAAGTGGGGCGCAGGCACTGGGTAAACGCTGGGACAAGGTGTTTGCCAACGAAATGGGCCCTGCCGACTTTAAGTTACTCGCAGCGGAAACGCGCACGTTCCTGAATGACCAATTGCCCCACAAAGCTCGCGCAACGCATGCACAGTTGACTGAAATAATGATGGCGCAGGATTTTCAGGACCTGACCGGGCAGGTTATTAAAAAAATCGTCGGATTGGCGCACGAACTGGAGTCTGGTCTGATGACTGTCCTCATTGAGGTGCTGCCAGAAACCAAGCGCACCGAAGAAGTGGCCAGTCTGATGAATGGTCCTGTAATCAATGGTGAAGGGCGTACCGACGTTGTGGTCAACCAGGAACAGGTTGACGACCTATTGGATAGCCTAGGTTTCTGA
- the cheY gene encoding chemotaxis response regulator CheY, with protein sequence MAADPKMRFLVVDDFSTMRRIVRNLLKELGFTNVDEAEDGAIALQKLQGGGFEFVVTDWNMPNMDGLTLLQSIRATPTLKHLPVLMITAEAKKENIIAAAQSGASGYIVKPFTAGTLSEKLNKIFEKMGQA encoded by the coding sequence ATGGCTGCTGATCCCAAAATGAGATTTCTTGTTGTGGATGACTTTTCCACAATGCGTCGAATAGTCCGTAACCTATTGAAGGAGCTGGGCTTTACCAATGTTGATGAGGCAGAGGACGGTGCTATAGCGCTACAAAAGCTACAGGGTGGCGGGTTCGAGTTTGTTGTTACGGACTGGAATATGCCCAATATGGACGGCCTGACGCTATTGCAGTCCATACGTGCGACGCCAACGCTCAAGCATCTTCCTGTCTTGATGATCACGGCTGAGGCAAAGAAGGAAAATATTATTGCTGCCGCTCAATCCGGTGCAAGTGGATATATCGTCAAGCCTTTTACGGCAGGAACGCTTTCGGAAAAACTGAATAAGATTTTCGAAAAAATGGGTCAGGCGTAG
- a CDS encoding chemotaxis protein CheV, with the protein MNLVENKNLLDSVDARTRLAGSNKMEILLFTLGTREIFGINVFKVREVGRTPHITKTPNMPRGVEGLISLRGNVIPVLSLAPFMQLAAPAGLGKTMMVAEYSKRTLGFLVHDVDRIIRVDWERVKAPESVLSANQGLITAVIELESGGLVSILDVEQILANAFGEAMIVDIAPARVDPDTSVFFVDDSIVARRKIAEVLDKLGVRHKHATNGMEAWTRLQAIAAHAMQMGRNIRDDIRLILVDAEMPEMDGYVLTKNIKSDPRFEGVPVVMHSSLSSEANRAMGKSVGVDAYVAKFDAEALADTLRPLIER; encoded by the coding sequence ATGAACCTCGTTGAGAACAAAAACCTGCTTGATAGCGTCGATGCTCGCACGCGCCTTGCTGGTTCAAACAAGATGGAAATCCTGCTGTTTACACTCGGCACGCGGGAGATATTCGGCATAAATGTTTTCAAGGTGCGAGAGGTTGGGAGAACACCGCACATTACCAAGACACCCAATATGCCTCGTGGGGTTGAGGGGCTTATTTCTTTGCGTGGCAATGTAATTCCGGTTCTTTCTCTTGCTCCGTTCATGCAATTGGCCGCTCCGGCAGGCTTGGGAAAAACCATGATGGTGGCGGAATATTCCAAGCGTACGTTAGGTTTTCTGGTTCATGATGTCGACCGCATCATTCGCGTCGATTGGGAGCGTGTGAAGGCGCCGGAGAGTGTGCTTTCTGCAAATCAAGGCTTGATAACTGCAGTTATCGAACTTGAGAGCGGCGGCTTGGTTTCCATACTTGATGTGGAGCAAATTCTTGCCAACGCCTTCGGTGAGGCGATGATCGTTGATATTGCGCCGGCACGTGTTGATCCTGATACCAGTGTGTTTTTTGTCGATGACTCCATTGTTGCCAGGCGGAAAATAGCTGAAGTGCTCGACAAGCTTGGGGTTCGGCACAAGCATGCGACCAACGGTATGGAAGCTTGGACGCGACTGCAAGCTATCGCTGCGCATGCTATGCAAATGGGACGAAATATCCGGGATGATATTCGTCTGATTCTTGTTGATGCAGAAATGCCTGAGATGGACGGCTACGTGCTGACCAAAAACATAAAGTCCGACCCTCGGTTCGAAGGTGTGCCAGTGGTGATGCACTCATCGCTCTCTTCGGAGGCTAATCGGGCTATGGGTAAATCGGTTGGCGTAGATGCGTACGTCGCAAAATTCGATGCAGAGGCATTGGCCGATACCTTGCGTCCGCTGATTGAACGATAA
- a CDS encoding chemotaxis protein CheV — protein MSELLKNIDARTKLAGTNKLEILLFFLGIDHRTGRRETYGINVFKVREVMRTPVITAAPDMPPSVEGMVSLRGALVPVIDLAKYAGISPETPREIMIVTEYNGHTQGFLVEGVDTILRLDWSKMRVPPEMLTSQTGGLVTAVTELEDNRLVMMMDVEKVLSETTSIDNEIMYRGVVALDRPECTVFYCDDSSVARKQIERTLSAMGVKGISAVNGRQMWEEMEKVATYAQSTGRSASSIISLVLTDIEMPEMDGYILTKKIKSDARFNGVPVIMHSSLSGMSNQKLGASVGVDEYVPKFEPLRLSETLARRLGVDTAPLIVA, from the coding sequence ATGTCTGAGTTGTTAAAGAATATTGATGCACGAACCAAATTGGCGGGTACGAACAAACTCGAAATCCTGCTATTTTTTCTCGGCATAGATCATCGAACAGGGCGTCGTGAAACCTACGGCATCAATGTATTTAAAGTTCGCGAAGTGATGCGTACGCCAGTGATTACTGCCGCACCTGATATGCCTCCTTCTGTCGAAGGGATGGTCAGTTTGCGTGGCGCGTTGGTGCCGGTGATTGATCTGGCAAAATATGCCGGTATTTCCCCTGAAACGCCTCGCGAAATCATGATTGTCACCGAGTACAACGGACACACACAAGGCTTTCTGGTTGAGGGTGTAGACACCATTCTTCGCCTTGACTGGAGCAAGATGCGAGTGCCTCCAGAAATGCTTACTTCGCAAACGGGGGGGCTGGTAACTGCTGTAACCGAGTTGGAAGACAACCGGTTGGTTATGATGATGGATGTCGAAAAGGTGCTTTCCGAGACCACCAGCATCGATAACGAGATTATGTACCGTGGGGTGGTAGCGCTAGACCGACCAGAGTGTACGGTTTTCTATTGCGATGACTCAAGTGTGGCACGCAAGCAGATTGAGAGAACACTTTCAGCAATGGGTGTGAAGGGTATCTCAGCGGTTAACGGTCGTCAGATGTGGGAAGAGATGGAAAAGGTCGCAACCTATGCCCAGTCCACTGGGAGGTCAGCGTCGTCGATTATCAGTCTCGTTTTGACTGACATCGAGATGCCGGAAATGGACGGCTATATCCTGACAAAAAAAATCAAGTCCGACGCGCGTTTCAATGGGGTTCCGGTGATTATGCATTCGTCGTTATCTGGCATGTCGAACCAGAAGCTGGGCGCCTCGGTGGGTGTGGATGAGTATGTGCCGAAGTTCGAGCCCTTGCGTCTGTCCGAAACGCTGGCAAGGCGACTGGGCGTTGATACTGCGCCGCTTATTGTGGCTTGA
- a CDS encoding STAS domain-containing protein gives MQASILNEVGKAVIKLTGRFDFNTHREFRAAYEPLIADAAIRGVTVDFSGVDYLDSSALGMLLMLRDKLGGANKEVTLTGVRGNVKQVLDIANFGKLFQIS, from the coding sequence ATGCAAGCAAGTATTCTCAATGAAGTTGGCAAGGCTGTCATCAAGCTGACAGGGCGTTTCGATTTCAATACCCACCGCGAATTTCGAGCCGCATATGAGCCATTGATTGCCGACGCTGCAATTCGCGGCGTAACGGTTGATTTTTCTGGAGTGGATTATCTGGATAGCTCTGCACTCGGTATGTTGTTGATGTTGCGTGATAAGTTGGGTGGCGCAAATAAGGAAGTAACGTTGACAGGTGTCCGCGGTAACGTAAAACAGGTGCTAGATATTGCCAATTTTGGTAAATTGTTCCAAATTTCCTAA
- a CDS encoding chemotaxis response regulator protein-glutamate methylesterase — protein MPIKTRVLVVDDSALMRGLLSQLISLAPDMEVVGAAPDAQSAREMIKAFNPDVLTLDVQMPKMDGLEFLERLMRLRPMPVVMVSSFTEAGSDTTLKALELGAIDFIGKPRSDGGRSMESYAEDLVEKIRAAKGARLRGNMTKPTTTLQSVATNMMQARPGLATSGKIIFVGASTGGTEAIKEFLIGIPADCPPILVVQHMPESFTASFARRLDGLCAPRVIESQGSEKVESGTVYIAPGHSHLQIRRGSAGYLTELVSSAAVNRHRPSVDVLFDSAAALVGRKAIGVILTGMGKDGAQGLLRLRQSGAKTFGQDEHSCVVYGMPREAFLIGAVEEQCPLDEMARRVLNAIGS, from the coding sequence ATGCCCATAAAAACAAGAGTCTTGGTTGTTGATGATTCGGCATTGATGCGCGGGTTATTGAGCCAGCTTATCAGTTTGGCACCTGATATGGAGGTGGTTGGTGCTGCTCCTGATGCTCAAAGTGCCCGCGAAATGATCAAGGCGTTCAACCCTGATGTCCTGACTCTGGATGTTCAGATGCCGAAGATGGATGGCTTGGAGTTCCTGGAGCGCTTGATGCGCTTGCGGCCGATGCCGGTAGTCATGGTCTCGTCATTTACAGAGGCTGGGTCGGATACAACGCTGAAGGCACTCGAATTGGGTGCTATCGATTTTATCGGCAAGCCGCGTTCCGATGGCGGCAGAAGCATGGAAAGCTATGCAGAAGACTTGGTGGAAAAAATTCGTGCTGCAAAAGGTGCTCGTCTGCGTGGCAATATGACCAAGCCTACTACTACTTTGCAGAGCGTAGCGACGAACATGATGCAGGCCAGACCTGGTCTGGCCACCAGCGGGAAAATTATTTTTGTCGGCGCTTCCACAGGTGGAACCGAGGCCATCAAGGAGTTTTTAATTGGCATTCCGGCTGATTGTCCGCCAATCCTCGTTGTTCAACATATGCCGGAGTCTTTCACCGCATCCTTTGCTCGTCGTCTGGATGGACTCTGCGCCCCGCGAGTTATTGAGTCTCAAGGGAGCGAAAAAGTGGAGTCGGGCACGGTCTACATAGCACCGGGTCACTCGCATCTGCAGATTCGTCGCGGCAGTGCTGGCTATCTCACCGAATTGGTTTCTAGCGCAGCGGTAAATCGTCATCGCCCATCCGTTGATGTGCTGTTTGATTCAGCGGCTGCGCTTGTTGGCCGTAAGGCGATAGGCGTCATTCTGACCGGGATGGGTAAGGATGGTGCTCAAGGCTTGCTTCGCCTGCGTCAGTCTGGCGCAAAAACTTTTGGTCAGGACGAGCATAGTTGCGTTGTTTATGGGATGCCGCGTGAAGCATTTTTGATCGGAGCGGTTGAGGAGCAGTGTCCGCTGGATGAGATGGCAAGACGGGTTCTCAATGCTATTGGCTCGTAA
- the cheD gene encoding chemoreceptor glutamine deamidase CheD, giving the protein MQHSYDEPLATNRYFDRKFGLEAAKILPGEYFVSIEEALLVTVLGSCVAACIRDTDSGIGGMNHFMLPDDGGRNPLGMSARYGTYAMEVLINHLLKLGARRNRLEAKVFGGGAVLASLASSNVGARNAEFVLDFLKTEKIPVVAKDLLDSYPRKVYYFPHSGRVLVKKLHRVHNETLFSRENDYKVRLTGSAIEGDVELFV; this is encoded by the coding sequence GTGCAACACTCCTATGATGAACCGTTGGCAACCAATCGATATTTCGATCGGAAATTTGGCCTTGAGGCAGCGAAAATATTGCCTGGCGAGTATTTCGTCTCAATTGAGGAGGCGTTGCTGGTAACGGTACTTGGCTCATGTGTGGCTGCCTGTATTCGCGATACCGATTCCGGCATTGGTGGAATGAATCATTTCATGCTGCCGGATGACGGTGGGCGGAATCCGCTGGGTATGTCAGCCCGTTATGGCACCTACGCCATGGAGGTTTTGATCAATCATCTCTTAAAACTTGGCGCGCGACGTAATCGTCTTGAGGCGAAGGTGTTTGGCGGTGGTGCAGTCTTGGCCAGCCTGGCGAGTAGTAATGTGGGGGCAAGGAATGCTGAATTCGTTCTGGATTTTTTGAAAACAGAAAAAATTCCTGTCGTTGCCAAGGACTTGCTGGATTCATATCCACGGAAAGTCTACTATTTTCCCCACTCCGGAAGGGTTTTGGTCAAGAAGCTGCATCGGGTTCATAACGAGACATTGTTCAGCCGCGAAAACGATTACAAGGTACGGCTTACTGGATCGGCTATCGAAGGTGATGTTGAGTTATTTGTTTGA
- a CDS encoding chemotaxis protein CheR, translated as MVDLRKPLSSLSSLRQSSVAGLPARDGGAREFSFSATDFERVRTLIYQHAGISLSPVKQDMVYSRLARRLRATGMQSFSEYLNALEKDGGDEWERFVNSLTTNLTSFFREPHHFPIFAEHLRKIGTKRPVRIWCSAASTGEEPYSIAITVAETFGTNTSHVSIMASDLDTNVLASAQKGIYPIERVEKLSPERLRKFFLRGTGGQEGFVSVRPELKQMIQFQRINLLDANYSVKGPLDIIFCRNVMIYFDKPTQYKILSRFAPMMQPDGLMLAGHSESFLHAADLFKSLGKTVYALANTR; from the coding sequence ATGGTTGATTTGCGAAAGCCGCTATCTTCGTTATCTTCGCTCCGACAGTCTTCGGTTGCAGGTCTGCCGGCTCGTGATGGTGGCGCTCGCGAGTTCTCGTTCTCTGCAACCGATTTTGAGCGTGTTCGGACGCTGATTTATCAGCATGCCGGAATTTCGCTATCTCCAGTCAAGCAGGATATGGTCTATTCCCGACTCGCTAGACGCTTGCGTGCGACGGGAATGCAGTCGTTCTCTGAGTATCTGAATGCGCTGGAGAAAGATGGCGGCGACGAATGGGAGCGCTTTGTAAATTCATTGACTACGAATTTGACGTCATTTTTTCGTGAGCCGCATCATTTTCCGATTTTTGCGGAGCATCTTCGCAAAATCGGCACGAAGCGTCCTGTGCGTATCTGGTGTTCCGCTGCATCGACCGGTGAGGAGCCTTATTCGATTGCGATAACAGTGGCTGAAACATTTGGTACCAATACTTCGCATGTATCCATCATGGCATCAGATCTTGATACCAATGTGCTGGCTAGTGCGCAGAAAGGCATCTATCCCATTGAGCGCGTTGAAAAGCTTTCGCCAGAACGTTTACGTAAATTTTTCCTTCGGGGGACGGGAGGTCAGGAGGGATTCGTCTCGGTCCGTCCAGAATTGAAGCAGATGATTCAGTTTCAGAGAATCAACTTGCTGGATGCAAATTATTCGGTCAAGGGGCCGCTCGATATTATTTTTTGTCGCAATGTCATGATCTATTTCGACAAACCGACACAATACAAAATCCTTTCACGCTTCGCGCCCATGATGCAGCCCGATGGCCTGATGCTTGCGGGGCATTCGGAAAGCTTTCTGCATGCGGCCGACCTTTTCAAATCGCTGGGCAAGACGGTATATGCCTTGGCGAATACCCGATAG
- a CDS encoding Tar ligand binding domain-containing protein: MRSNLPVTDKEIVLAPDILIVSKTDLKGRITFINRDFIEISGFSESELIGEPHNIVRHPDMPIEAFADLWATLKDGRPWTGMVKNRCKNGDFYWVIANATPLFENGQVSGYMSVRSTPSRDQVAAADNAYRMFREGRAAGLTIRDGKVTKSGFSISAWFKNRSIAQRVFTICGVLTAGILLVGLLGMSAISQSDGRLHTVYDDRVVPLKQLKEVADAYAVSIVDLSHKTRDGAESFESGLGKVELAQKVIASQWKAYAETFLTDDEKHLVGQAEALMARANQATEKLKEILKNKDREALTIFAAKDLYPAIDPISDKISELVALQLSVAKTYVDQAAEDAAAIRIKFIGLLVAFSVLAVLLTVSLVSGIRRPIKEIVAFFRSLSEGSTTAKLDYDRKDELLQICDSARPLLIKSGFDLNEARRTADEGLRLKIGLDNVATNVMLANAQFEIIYMNQSLVQMFEIAEPAIKAALPNFDRHTLIGTNIDVFHKNPAHQREMLARLNGVHRTQLALGGRTFSLAVTPVIDIRGSRLGYAVEWVDRTGEVKIEQEIADIIAAAERGDLEARLDTAELNGFFLKLGNGINGLLQSNSRVLTDLGDTFRRLAEGDLTRKMEQNYVGALADAVDNANRTVDAMSEIVGSIKESTDAINTAAKEIASGNQDLSSRTEEQASSLEETASSMEQLTSTVKQNADNARQANELAGTAQQVAVKGGEVVGQVVDTMSAIHQSSSKIADIIGVIDGIAFQTNILALNAAVEAARAGEQGRGFAVVATEVRNLAQRSAAAAKEIKGLISDSVEKVETGNKLVDQAGRTMEEVVSSIKRVAKIMGDISDASREQSSGIEQVSLAVSQMDEVTQQNAALVEEAAAAAESLEEQAHNLAQAVSIFRVDDAGNKPLLAAPRTNTQPSSVAHEAPRVARGKAQKAPALTASLDDEWEEF; encoded by the coding sequence ATGAGAAGCAATTTGCCGGTAACTGACAAGGAAATCGTCCTGGCGCCTGACATATTGATTGTGTCCAAGACCGATCTTAAGGGCAGGATTACATTTATAAACCGGGACTTCATCGAAATCAGTGGCTTTTCCGAATCAGAGCTGATTGGCGAGCCGCATAACATCGTGCGCCATCCGGATATGCCGATCGAAGCCTTTGCCGATCTTTGGGCAACGCTTAAGGATGGCCGTCCTTGGACCGGCATGGTCAAAAATCGCTGCAAAAATGGTGATTTCTACTGGGTGATCGCTAACGCAACGCCGTTGTTCGAAAACGGGCAGGTTAGCGGTTATATGTCGGTCCGCTCAACGCCTTCTCGTGATCAAGTTGCCGCAGCGGATAACGCTTACCGGATGTTCCGCGAAGGTAGAGCTGCTGGGTTGACGATTCGCGATGGAAAAGTAACAAAAAGTGGATTTAGCATTAGTGCTTGGTTTAAGAATCGATCCATAGCCCAGCGTGTTTTTACCATTTGTGGAGTACTGACTGCCGGCATTTTGTTGGTAGGTCTGCTCGGCATGTCTGCAATTAGTCAAAGTGACGGTCGATTACATACTGTTTACGATGATCGCGTTGTGCCGCTAAAGCAACTCAAGGAGGTGGCCGATGCCTATGCGGTATCGATTGTCGATCTATCGCACAAAACGCGCGATGGGGCTGAGAGTTTTGAGTCTGGCTTGGGCAAGGTTGAATTGGCGCAGAAAGTGATCGCCAGTCAATGGAAGGCATATGCTGAAACCTTCCTTACCGATGACGAAAAACATCTGGTTGGACAGGCTGAGGCGCTGATGGCACGAGCAAATCAGGCAACGGAAAAGCTTAAGGAAATTCTGAAAAACAAAGACCGCGAGGCATTAACAATTTTTGCTGCGAAGGATTTGTATCCAGCGATAGATCCTATTTCAGACAAGATCAGCGAACTCGTCGCGCTACAACTTTCGGTGGCAAAAACATATGTTGATCAGGCGGCTGAAGATGCAGCCGCTATTCGCATTAAATTTATTGGACTTCTCGTTGCGTTTTCGGTGCTTGCGGTCTTGCTGACTGTTTCGCTGGTTTCAGGAATTCGCCGCCCAATCAAAGAAATCGTTGCATTTTTCCGCTCTCTTTCAGAGGGTAGTACTACGGCCAAACTTGACTATGATCGCAAGGATGAGCTTTTGCAGATATGTGACTCCGCACGTCCTCTGCTCATTAAATCTGGTTTTGATTTAAACGAGGCGCGCCGCACGGCGGATGAAGGGCTGCGCTTGAAGATCGGGCTGGATAATGTTGCGACCAATGTCATGTTGGCCAATGCGCAGTTTGAAATTATCTATATGAACCAGTCATTGGTGCAGATGTTTGAGATCGCCGAACCTGCGATCAAGGCTGCGCTGCCGAATTTTGATCGGCATACCCTGATAGGAACCAATATTGATGTATTTCACAAGAACCCGGCGCATCAGCGCGAAATGTTGGCTCGCCTTAACGGGGTTCATCGGACTCAACTGGCACTCGGTGGGCGCACCTTCTCGCTGGCTGTCACACCAGTGATTGATATTCGTGGATCTCGCCTTGGATATGCCGTCGAGTGGGTGGATCGTACAGGTGAAGTCAAGATCGAGCAGGAAATCGCTGACATCATCGCGGCAGCTGAACGCGGGGACCTTGAGGCGCGCCTTGATACTGCCGAATTGAACGGGTTTTTCCTGAAGCTAGGCAATGGCATCAACGGTCTCCTGCAAAGCAATAGTCGAGTTTTGACGGATCTCGGCGACACCTTCCGCCGCCTCGCTGAAGGCGATCTGACCCGCAAGATGGAACAAAATTATGTCGGCGCGCTGGCTGACGCCGTTGATAATGCCAATCGCACTGTTGATGCAATGAGCGAAATCGTCGGTTCGATCAAGGAGTCGACGGATGCGATTAATACGGCTGCGAAGGAGATTGCGTCCGGGAACCAGGATCTATCGAGCCGTACCGAAGAACAGGCAAGCAGTCTCGAAGAAACCGCCTCGAGCATGGAACAACTGACCAGCACGGTCAAACAAAATGCTGACAATGCCCGACAAGCCAACGAACTGGCTGGGACAGCCCAGCAAGTTGCCGTCAAGGGGGGCGAGGTAGTTGGTCAAGTTGTCGACACCATGAGCGCCATCCACCAATCGAGCAGCAAAATTGCCGACATCATCGGCGTCATTGACGGCATCGCCTTCCAGACCAATATCCTGGCCCTCAACGCCGCCGTCGAAGCAGCTCGAGCCGGAGAGCAAGGCCGAGGCTTTGCCGTGGTTGCCACCGAAGTTCGCAATCTAGCGCAGCGCAGCGCAGCTGCCGCCAAGGAAATCAAGGGGCTGATCTCCGACTCCGTCGAAAAAGTTGAGACTGGCAACAAACTGGTCGATCAAGCCGGACGGACCATGGAAGAAGTGGTCTCCAGCATCAAGCGAGTAGCCAAGATCATGGGTGACATCTCTGATGCCAGCCGAGAACAAAGCTCGGGTATAGAGCAAGTCAGTCTGGCCGTCAGCCAGATGGACGAAGTGACGCAGCAGAATGCGGCCTTGGTTGAGGAAGCAGCTGCCGCGGCAGAAAGCCTTGAGGAGCAGGCGCATAACCTCGCTCAGGCAGTGTCGATTTTTCGGGTCGACGACGCTGGTAACAAGCCACTTCTGGCTGCGCCGCGCACCAATACCCAGCCTTCTTCGGTAGCCCACGAGGCGCCTCGCGTTGCGCGTGGCAAAGCGCAGAAGGCCCCGGCGCTGACAGCAAGTCTTGATGATGAATGGGAAGAGTTCTGA